One window from the genome of Parasteatoda tepidariorum isolate YZ-2023 chromosome 8, CAS_Ptep_4.0, whole genome shotgun sequence encodes:
- the LOC107456242 gene encoding heat shock protein beta-1 yields MAPERKVPIQKSDFHVLDDEFHSIRGRFESEMKKMEEEMARLKAKLADHDRGSFKSSASIHMSTSEESSSSTKSENHSGSWMDDLNSSPLVQNGNDGKNLKLRFDVSDYAPEEILVKTIDNKLKVSAKHEEKTPNKTVYREYNREFMLPVGTNPELIKSALSKDGILTIEAPVPAIDSFKERTIPIDKC; encoded by the exons ATGGCGCCCGAGCGCAAGGTACCCATTCAAAAATCCGATTTCCATGTTTTGGATGATGAGTTCCATTCCATTCGTGGTCGTTTCGAATCCGAAATGAAAAAGATGGAAGAAGAAATGGCGAGACTAAAAGCAAAACTGGCGGATCACGATCGAGGTTCTTTCAAATCAAGTGCATCCATTCACATGTCCACATCTGAAGAGTCCAGCTCCAGTACCAAATCCGAAAATCACAGTGGTTCCTGGATGGATGACCTGAATTCTTCTCCCCTCGTGCAAAATGGCAATGACGGCAAGAATCTCAAACTGAGGTTCGATGTCAGCGATTATGCACCAGAAGAAATTCTTGTCAAAACTATCGACAACAAACTGAAG GTCTCTGCGAAACACGAAGAGAAGACACCCAATAAAACCGTCTACAGGGAATACAATCGTGAATTTATGTTACCTGTGGGTACCAACCCAGAACTCATTAAGTCTGCATTGTCCAAAGACGGCATCCTAACCATTGAAGCTCCTGTTCCAGCTATCGATTCTTTCAAAGAGCGCACGATACCCATTGACAAGTGTTAA